The Methanocella sp. sequence CACGTCGGGCCGCCCATAGAAGACCAGCTCCGTGCCGTTGCCGTGGTGGACGTCCCAGTCGACGATAAGCACTTTTTTAGCCTTTTTCAGGGCGTGCATCGCCGCGATGGCGGCATTATTAAAAAGGCAGAAGCCCATGGCCTGCGCCGGGAGGGCGTGGTGGCCCGGGGGCCGGACCATTCCGGCGGACAAACTCCGCCCCGAAAGCGCCAGGTCCACCGCCTCAATGGCCGCGCCGGCCGCCCTCATGGCAGCGGCCGCGGACCCTTCGCTCATATATGTGTCCATGTCCAGCCTGCCCCTGCCGTGGCCCAGGATGCTCTTCACATACCAGGGCTGGTGTACCGCTTCCAGGTCACTAATGCCCGCCGGAGGGGGCTCACTGAACTCCAGTCGCCCGGACATGGGGCGCAGCCTCTCCATGATGGCCAGGAGACGCTCCCGGCTCTCCACGTGCCCTGGGAGGTCATGCCCCAGGAAGTCGTCCGAATACAAAATGCACGGGATCCGCATAGCGCATACCTGATTATTATATTGTGCTTACATTAATATTATCATAACCCGCGGCGCAGTCTCATCGCACAATTGTTAAAGGCATTTATATGGACGGCTTATTAAGCAAAACATTTATATTTAAAGAAGGGCTATTGTGTGCCAAAAAATGTATTATTAAATATGGTTATATTTTACTAAGCTATATTAAAGATTTATTTACAATTGCGCTTAATAAATAACCATTTATAAGGATAAAGTATATAAATCAACAGGGTTATTATCAACCTATATTAATAAATTATCATGAATTAGAAATAATTTATTAAACGAGGTGGATAGGATGAAAAAACTTACCGTACCTGTACTTGATGAGAAGGACAAGGAGTTCGTTGAAACTTTAGTGAACGTGGGCTTAAAGCGAAACGTCGCTAAGACCTTAGTATATCTGGCCAACGTGGATGAGACCATCAGCCGGGACATCGAGCTCGGCGCCGACCTGAGGCAGCCGGAAGTCAGCATCGTGATGCGCGAGCTGAGGGACCAGGGCTGGGTCGATGAGCGCGAGATCAAGAAAGAAGGCAAGGGCAGGCCGCTGAAGTGCTACAAGCTGGCGACCGGCATCACCGACATCATCTCCATGCTCGAAGAGCGGAAGAAGGAAGAGGCGGCGGTCCACCTGGAGAACATCCAGAAGCTCAGGTCGCTTTCCGACAAGCTGAAGTAAACCAGCAAAATTATACTTATTTTTCTCATAGCCCATTTTCTATTTTTAAGCCCGTCAAGGCACCATAAGCTGCCCGAAGACTTTTTCAGCCTCAAAGTGGCTCGAAGCTGGCTCTAAGTTCTCTAAGACTTATTAAAAATCGTTGTTGCCGCCTGGTTTAAACTCCGTGCCGCCTGGTGTTATAATAAATATTGGTGCCGCCAGGTGTAAACCTGGTGTGGTTGAAACAAGAGTGCTTACAAGCGGCACCAGGTTTACACCAGGCGGCACCAATATTTATTATTAGTCACCAATTACACCAGGTTTACACCAGGCGACACCAACGATTTTTAAAATTATTGATCTCTTCGTGTAGCTTCAGGCCCGCTTAGCGTAGCTTCGTGGCTGAAAAAGTCTTTGAGCAACTTATTTTTTCTTAGAGGGCCTTGATAAAAGATTATTTTACCATTCGCCGGCGTAGCGCCGGGTCGCTGTACGCTATTTCCGCGAGCACCTGCTCGAAGCTCTCCTCCGGGGCGAGCGTCCTGTTCAAATAAACACCGGTCCGCCCGACTTCGGCTCTCCTCTCGAGCACCCGCATGCGTTCCTCCACGATGGCCTGGCCCACGCCTATCCTCTTCGCGGCCCATCCCGGGGACAGGTCCGACAGCGGCGTCTCGACGTGGCCTTCGGGCGTGGGCTCGATGAGCATGAGGCGCTTATCGACGCCGCAGACGCGCCGGCCCTCCGAAATGCCCTTCAGGCCTATCTCGCCGCCGAAACGGTAGAATTCCAGCTCCGTCTCCCGGGGCGCGATTAGCGGAAAGATCACGTTCGTCCCGTCCTGCAGCACCAGGTGGGCCTTCACCAGCGCCCGGGGCGTGGCCTGGACGATGCTCTTTTCCCTTATCATTTCCTCGAGTGCCAGGCCCACTCTTATGGAACTGACCGTCGAGGGGATGAAAATGTCAACGTCGCTCCCCGGCTTCACGTCGCCCCGGGCGACGCTGCCGAACACGTAGCCGTCGGCGTCGTTCTTCTTTAAAAGCGTTAAGACGGCCGAGGCCCTCTCCCGCAGGCGGCGCAGCCGCTCCCACGTCTCCTGCGTGTAGGCCACCTCCCGCCGGGGCCCCATCTCCGCGGTCTTTCGCCTCATTTGCCAGTTTCCTTCTTTACCCAGTCCAGGTACGGCCCATATCCCTCGTCCAGCGTCCAAGAGGTGATGCACGGCAGCTCGTAGCTGTGGAGCTCTCTAGCCCTTTTTATTACAGCCGGCACATTCTCCGTGGTGGTCTTACAGATCATCGAGACCTCGGTGTCGTGCTCGACCCGCCCCTTCCACCGGTATACCGAGGATATGACGTCGAAGTTCGCGCAGGCCACCAGTCGCTCTCCGACCAGAACATCCGCTATGTGGCCCGCCTCTTCCATATCCCTACAAATTATATATACTACGGAGAACATCTAGTACCAAACTTTAACTCGGACTATGTTAATATAAGATTTATGGGGAGAAATAAAAGTTGGTAGACTTTATCTGGATCGCTGCGTTCATAGTATTCGCCCTGTGGTGGTTCATCATCTCGGACCTGGACCGGGCGGGCATCCTCAAGAAATATAACATGACGGCCATGGGGCCCATACTTATGATCCGCACCTTCAGGGGCCAGAAGTTCCTTGACTGGCTTGCGAAGCCCCGCTGGTTCTGGGAAGCGGTGACGGCGCTGGGCATGCCGCTTGTTATTCTATCCATGGTCGTGATGCTGGTCATGCTGCTCGGCACAGACCTCTGGATGCTCCTGAGGGTCCAGGACATACCCGCACCCGGGCCGGCCAACTCCCCGCAGAACGTCCTCGCCATCCCCGGCCTGAACCAGTTCATCCCCTTCTGGTGGGGCTGGATCGCCCTCATCATAGCCATGGCCGTGCACGAGCTGGGGCACGCCATCCTGGCCAGGGTGGAGGACATCAAGGTCAACTCTCTGGGCATCATGCTCATGCCCTTACCCATCGGCGCGTTCGCCGAGATCGACGAGGAGGAGATGTTCGGGACCAAGAGCGAGGGATCGACCGCCGATATCCTGGGGCCCATGGACACGAAGGCCCCCGGCGAAGGGAAGCGCCGTGCTACCTCGAAACAGTTCGTGAACATCCTGAGCGCCGGGGTCATTGCCAACTTCTTCGTCGCCATCATCGCGTTCGCGCTGCTCTTCGGGCCCGTGCTGGGCGCGATCGCCGCCACGGACAACTACGTGCTGGTCTATAACGTGGCCGTGGGCAGCCCGGCGGACCAGGCCGGCATGAAGCCCAACATGATCATATCCACCATCGACGGCCAGAACGTCACGAGCCAGGCGCAGCTCGACTCCTACCTGAAGGCGCACCCCGGCCACGTCGCCGTCATCAACGGCACGCTGAACGGCAGGCCGGTGAGCTACAGCGTGAACGTGAGCGACGCCCGGGGCGTCTACATCCTCGGCATCATCAACGACACCGCGTACCCCGCGAAGGAGGCGGGCATCCAGCCCAACATGCGCCTGGTCTCCATCAACGGCACGCCCATAGACAATACCGCCGCCTTCAACGACTACATGAACGACACGAAGGCCGGGCAGACCGTGACCCTCGGCATGATCGATGCCAACGGCACCGCCAGGAATATGACGCTCGTCCTCGCCTCGGGCACCGGCCCTAAGGGCTACATCGGGTTCTACAGCAACGACATGTCCGATAACGCCATCGGCATCAGCATGGGCGCCTACGCCCAGGGATACCTCGACGGCCTCAAGAACATGCCCTTTTCAGTGCAAGGCTGGCTCCGGATCATGATCCTCCCAGTGCTGCAGTTCACGGGCGACGATCCAGGATTCAGCGTTTTCACCGGCGACTTCGCGAGCCTGTTCCACCCCATAGGCTGGGCGGCGCACTTCGGCGGCCTGGTCTACGACCTGTCAGAATGCCTGTTCTGGATCGGCTGGCTGAACTTCAACGTGGGGCTGTTTAACTGCCTGCCCATGATACCGCTCGACGGCGGCCACATATTCCGTGAGGCCACGCGCAATTTCATGGCCAGGTTCGTCAAGGACCCGGCGAAGGCCGAATACATCTCGAAGACCATCGTGAACGGGTTTGCCGTTACGCTGCTCGCGTCCATTATATTCATGTTCGTGGCGCCATATTTTGCTCAATGGTTCCTGCGATAAAACCGATGGCCAGCTTCGCTCTCTCGTAGACCCCCGAAACTACATTGCCCGATGGCAAACGAATAAAACCCGAACCATAAACTAACCCCAGTCCGCCAGCTCTAATGTCGCCC is a genomic window containing:
- a CDS encoding histone deacetylase; the encoded protein is MRIPCILYSDDFLGHDLPGHVESRERLLAIMERLRPMSGRLEFSEPPPAGISDLEAVHQPWYVKSILGHGRGRLDMDTYMSEGSAAAAMRAAGAAIEAVDLALSGRSLSAGMVRPPGHHALPAQAMGFCLFNNAAIAAMHALKKAKKVLIVDWDVHHGNGTELVFYGRPDVLYFSVHQYPHFPGTGAADDTGTGEGEGYNVNVPLPAGSGDGDYVDAFQRILLPIVGSYRPELVIVSAGYDTHHADPLGDMRMTAAGFGELASLLKSACSANVVLLLEGGYNIEHLPSCVEASLLGFMGEDYGRISGERTAAAAERIHEAAAIQKKYWRL
- a CDS encoding ArsR family transcriptional regulator, which produces MKKLTVPVLDEKDKEFVETLVNVGLKRNVAKTLVYLANVDETISRDIELGADLRQPEVSIVMRELRDQGWVDEREIKKEGKGRPLKCYKLATGITDIISMLEERKKEEAAVHLENIQKLRSLSDKLK
- a CDS encoding nucleotidyltransferase domain-containing protein is translated as MRRKTAEMGPRREVAYTQETWERLRRLRERASAVLTLLKKNDADGYVFGSVARGDVKPGSDVDIFIPSTVSSIRVGLALEEMIREKSIVQATPRALVKAHLVLQDGTNVIFPLIAPRETELEFYRFGGEIGLKGISEGRRVCGVDKRLMLIEPTPEGHVETPLSDLSPGWAAKRIGVGQAIVEERMRVLERRAEVGRTGVYLNRTLAPEESFEQVLAEIAYSDPALRRRMVK
- the cutA gene encoding divalent-cation tolerance protein CutA, with translation MFSVVYIICRDMEEAGHIADVLVGERLVACANFDVISSVYRWKGRVEHDTEVSMICKTTTENVPAVIKRARELHSYELPCITSWTLDEGYGPYLDWVKKETGK
- a CDS encoding site-2 protease family protein; amino-acid sequence: MVDFIWIAAFIVFALWWFIISDLDRAGILKKYNMTAMGPILMIRTFRGQKFLDWLAKPRWFWEAVTALGMPLVILSMVVMLVMLLGTDLWMLLRVQDIPAPGPANSPQNVLAIPGLNQFIPFWWGWIALIIAMAVHELGHAILARVEDIKVNSLGIMLMPLPIGAFAEIDEEEMFGTKSEGSTADILGPMDTKAPGEGKRRATSKQFVNILSAGVIANFFVAIIAFALLFGPVLGAIAATDNYVLVYNVAVGSPADQAGMKPNMIISTIDGQNVTSQAQLDSYLKAHPGHVAVINGTLNGRPVSYSVNVSDARGVYILGIINDTAYPAKEAGIQPNMRLVSINGTPIDNTAAFNDYMNDTKAGQTVTLGMIDANGTARNMTLVLASGTGPKGYIGFYSNDMSDNAIGISMGAYAQGYLDGLKNMPFSVQGWLRIMILPVLQFTGDDPGFSVFTGDFASLFHPIGWAAHFGGLVYDLSECLFWIGWLNFNVGLFNCLPMIPLDGGHIFREATRNFMARFVKDPAKAEYISKTIVNGFAVTLLASIIFMFVAPYFAQWFLR